A DNA window from Danio aesculapii chromosome 1, fDanAes4.1, whole genome shotgun sequence contains the following coding sequences:
- the wu:fc34e06 gene encoding uncharacterized protein wu:fc34e06, protein MTLNGRRRWCFSPKYDVRWTVFLTILCIWCTICGASSLTTAAPTTQISQTANDVCTIKTKGSIGPPMTTKQNPKCTAVTFTPTLPTTGPNSMSTMLPSITTESVIITTTDMIPTSILGSLSSTTAPPTATDAASTTNLTSTLMASSTTETSTTVDVNLTTTLIPSETTSPDATPATTLSSTSETAETTIVTPTIILISSDTSTVSATSTSTTPSSTTETSTETVVSPTITLISSEATTTVSANTTTPSSATEAFKPTYVEPNTTPTFSESTTAPQATESAGATIPSSTTETSTSTVVPPTVSLKPTETTSTDATPATTLSSTSETAETTFVTPTTTLISPEATTVSATSTSTTPFSTTETSTDTVVSLTTAPISSEATTTVSATTTTASSATEAFTTSYVEPNATPTFPEYTTAPQVTESAGATIPPSTTSTSTVVSPTITFIPTETASTDATPATTLSSTSETAETTVVSPTGILISSEATTVSATSTTTTPSSTTESSTAAVVSPTITLISSEATTTVSATTITESSTTETFKTTYVEPNTTPAFPESTTAPQATESTGATIPSSTTETSAAAVVTPVTSHISAETTTINVTPTTVSSTTVTFKATDVNPNTIPASFTAAPPATENLDKTTPLSTTNEVSVTTDVTPTSESLSSAHATTSSTSTNAAPTASSTSEGYTPTSVTSIPTLIPSEITATNEASIYSTSLVSLNTTNMYPTNTPVYKTTTKTGTATTFVTPTTMPMFSEITTSFIAATSLQNATTNAVTSIRISETQKPTVSITSPEPTNIIVTQETTTSLAVSTTDSTQRTTVTMNSATVETNQTTAVITSRLLFNSSSPVPNKALVLNAVNTLLTSRQLWLDKSVKIVNVIFEELSDTSYAIIFTFDLTNISIPEDPVLKNKSYNQVENNVNNALNTLLNEPSSAPLQPKSANFTSTSNHIEGIMRYTFQDEDVIQPVSFLNELRLQTAPTTTAASSTVTPAITISGSAVVTSRLLFNSLSPVPSKALVLSAVNTLLNSREPQLNQSVKIVNVTYEKLSDTSYAIIFTLNLTNIRIPEDPVLKNKTYKQVEDSVNNALNSLLNEPTSAPLQPKSSNFTSTSNQIVGIMGYTFQDQDVIQPVSFLNELRSLTVVTTTPASTTVTSAIPISGSAVVTSRLLFNSSSPVPSEALVLSAVNTLRNSREPQLNQSVKIVNVTYEKLSDTSYAIIFTFDLPNISITEDPVLKNKSYNQVENNVNNALNTLLNEPTSAPLQPKSANFTSTSNQIEGIIGYTFQEEDVIQPVSFLNELRSQTATTTTMASFTDTPAMLISGPAVVTSRLLFNSSSPVPSEALVLSAVNSLLNSREPQLNQSVKIVNVTYEKLSDTSYAIIFTLNLTNIRMPEDPVLKNKSYKQVEDSVNNALNTLLNEPTSAPLQPKSANFTSTSNQIEGIMGYTFQDQDVIQPVSFLNELRSETVVTTTPASTTVTSAIPISGPAVVTSRLLFNSSSPVPSEALVLSAVNTLLKSREPQLNQSVKIVNVTYEKLSDTSYAIIFTFDLPNISIPEDPVLKNKSYNQVESNVNNALNTLLNEPTSAPLQPKSANFTSTSNQIEGIMGYTFQEEDVIQPVSFLNELRSLTVVTTTPASTTVTSAIPISGSAVVTSRLLFNSSSPVPSAALVLSAVNTLLNSREPQLNKSVKIVNVTYEKLSETSYAIIFTLNVTNITMPEDPALKNNNYKQVEDSINNALNTLLNEPTSAPLQPKSSNFTSTSNLIEGIMGYTFQDQDVIQPVSFLNELRSQKAPTTTMATSTASSTSAVPISGSAVVTSRLLFNSPSPVPSEALVLSAVNTLLKSRESQLNESVKIVNATYEKVSDSSYAIIFTFNLTKINMPEDPVLKNKSYKQVEDSINNALNTLLNEPTSAPLQPKSSNFTSTSNQIEGVMGYTFQDQDVIQPVSFLNELRSLTVPTTTTASFTVTPAVPISGSAVVTSRLLFDSSSSVPSEALVLRAVNTLLTSRESQLNDSVKVVNVTYEQISESSYAVTFNFNIIQLNMPSDSGLRNNTYLQVEDIINKALNTLVNEPNSPTLKPKSSNFKSALNHIEGSMEYVFQKDDILQPISFLHQLSLLTDTTTSSLTTTTTTTTTTTTSPPTLMGEVTIFIKLQFITLGPIPSEASIIPLVNSLVTSRLQTKDATTQNMNASYVNVTYNRISDSSYVLIFEFKISNVPMHETFGLRNETYIQIQTSINNLLPKVLNDPTPPQIELNQVVFNNINNEIQANVQFVFSQSNINTTSTLVKEILKANEVVTTSAPALTTASTLLITSPPTLLGKVVIYISLVFKTKGPLPSQSNVLQMANSLLLRYKLKSKRSITEKDLQDLVNGVNVTYTKLDDTSFSLNFGFEISNVTMSEKVELRNDTYIVIQSYINTFVSKILNKTTTVDFNFNQIAFLSNSSIIEANVTYVFSDSDVGAFGLVTSILGASTTPAPTTTYPTVLNTTISSNSTNAAWVVAIIVPCAIVIMLVPCWILLCCLLCGCCAAIRRRWHRRQSYNVQYTTRNSLF, encoded by the exons GTGGTGTTTCAGTCCAAAATATGATGTCAGATGGACAGTTTTCCTCACCATAT TATGTATATGGTGTACCATTTGTGGAGCTTCATCTTTAACTACTGCTGCACCAACCACACAGATTTCACAAACAGCCAATGATGTttgtacaataaaaactaaaggATCTATTGGCCCACCTATGACCACTAAACAAAATCCCAAATGTACAGCTGTGACTTTCACACCTACACTTCCTACAACAGGTCCAAATTCAATGTCTACAATGTTACCTTCGATTACAACAGAATCtgtaattataacaacaacagaTATGATTCCCACGTCTATACTCGGATCCTTATCATCTACAACGGCACCTCCAACAGCGACAGATGCTGCTTCAACAACAAATCTTACTTCAACATTAATGGCATCTTCGACAACAGAAACATCAACAACTGTAGATGTGAACCTCACAACCACTCTTATACCCTCAGAAACTACATCACCAGATGCTACTCCAGCAACAACACTATCTTCAACATCTGAAACTGCAGAAACCACAATTGTGACTCCCACAATCATTCTTATATCATCAGACACTTCAACAGTCAGTGCTACTTCTACATCAACAACACCGTCTTCTACAACTGAAACTTCAACAGAGACAGTTGTATCTCCCACAATCACTCTTATATCTTCAGAAGCTACAACAACAGTAAGTGCTAATACTACAACACCATCTTCAGCAACTGAAGCTTTCAAACCAACATATGTGGAGCCTAATACCACGCCTACATTCTCAGAATCCACAACTGCACCTCAAGCCACAGAAAGTGCTGGTGCCACAATCCCATCTTCAACAACTGAAACTTCAACGTCTACAGTTGTACCTCCCACAGTCAGTCTTAAACCCACAGAAACTACATCAACAGATGCTACTCCAGCAACAACACTATCTTCAACATCTGAAACTGCAGAAACCACATTTGTGACTCCCACAACCACTCTTATATCCCCAGAAGCTACAACAGTCAGTGCTACTTCTACATCAACAACACCGTTTTCTACTACTGAAACTTCCACAGACACAGTTGTATCTTTAACAACCGCTCCTATATCCTCAGAAGCTACAACAACAGTTAGTGCTACTACAACAACAGCATCTTCAGCAACTGAAGCTTTCACAACATCGTATGTGGAGCCTAATGCCACACCTACATTCCCAGAATACACAACTGCACCTCAAGTCACAGAAAGTGCTGGTGCCACAATACCACCTTCAACAACTTCAACATCTACAGTTGTATCTCCCACAATCACTTTTATACCCACAGAAACTGCATCAACAGATGCTACTCCAGCAACAACACTATCTTCAACATCTGAAACTGCAGAAACCACAGTTGTGTCTCCCACAGGCATTCTAATATCCTCAGAAGCTACAACAGTCAGTGCTACTtctacaacaacaacaccatCTTCTACTACTGAATCTTCAACAGCCGCAGTTGTATCTCCCACAATCACTCTTATATCCTCAGAAGCTACAACAACAGTTAGTGCTACTACAATAACAGAGTCTTCAACAACTGAaactttcaaaacaacatatgtGGAGCCTAATACCACACCTGCATTCCCAGAATCCACAACTGCACCTCAAGCCACAGAAAGTACTGGTGCCACAATTCCATCTTCAACAACTGAAACCTCAGCGGCCGCTGTTGTGACTCCCGTAACCTCTCATATATCGGCAGAAACTACAACAATAAATGTTACTCCAACAACAGTTTCGTCAACCACTGTGACTTTCAAAGCCACAGATGTGAACCCCAATACCATTCCTGCATCATTTACAGCTGCACCTCCAGCAACAGAAAATCTTGACAAAACAACTCCATTGTCAACAACAAATGAGGTTTCAGTAACAACAGATGTGACTCCTACATCTGAGTCTTTATCCTCAGCACATGCAACTACATCTTCAACCTCAACAAATGCTGCTCCAACTGCATCTTCCACCAGTGAAGGTTATACCCCCACATCTGTGACCTCCATCCCTACTCTAATACCATCAGAGATTACAGCAACAAATGAAGCGTCAATATATTCAACTTCACTAGTATCTCTAAACACAACAAATATGTATCCCACCAATACGCCGGTTTACAAGACAACAACCAAAACTGGCACAGCAACAACATTTGTCACTCCTACAACTATGCCAATGTTTTCAGAAATTACAACATCATTTATAGCAGCCACATCTTTGCAAAATGCAACTACAAATGCAGTGACATCAATTCGAATTTCAGAAACTCAAAAGCCAACGGTGTCAATAACAAGCCCTGAACCAACAAACATAATTGTTACACAAGAGACAACTACATCATTGGCAGTGTCAACAACTGATTCTACACAAAGAACAACTGTTACAATGAATTCGGCCACAGTTGAAACAAACCAAACAACAGCTGTGATCACAAGCAGGCTGTTATTCAACTCCTCATCTCCAGTCCCCAATAAAGCGCTGGTCCTCAATGCTGTCAACACTCTTCTCACATCCAGACAGTTATGGCTTGATAAATCAGTGAAAATTGTCAATGTCATCTTTGAGG AACTCTCAGACACCTCATATGCCATCATCTTTACATTTGATCTGACAAATATCAGTATTCCTGAAGACCCTGTACTGAAAAACAAGAGCTACAATCAAGTGGAGAATAATGTCAATAATGCc CTGAATACTCTTCTGAATGAACCTTCGAGTGCACCTTTACAACCCAAATCAGCAAACTTCAC GAGCACATCTAACCACATTGAGGGCATTATGAGATACACATTCCAGGATGAAGATGTCATCCAACCAGTCAGCTTCCTGAATGAACTTCGTTTACAGACag CACCGACGACTACAGCGGCCAGTTCCACTGTGACTCCtgcaattacaat ATCTGGTTCAGCGGTGGTCACAAGCAGGTTGTTGTTCAACTCCTTATCTCCAGTCCCCAGTAAAGCTCTGGTCCTCAGTGCTGTCAACACTCTTCTCAACTCCAGAGAACCACAGCTCAATCAATCAGTGAAAATTGTGAACGTCACCTATGAAA AACTCTCAGACACCTCATATGCCATCATCTTTACATTAAATCTGACCAATATAAGGATACCTGAAGACCCTGTACTCAAAAACAAGACCTACAAACAAGTAGAGGATAGTGTCAATAATGCA TTGAATAGTCTTCTGAATGAACCTACAAGTGCACCTTTACAACCCAAATCATCAAACTTCAC gaGCACATCTAACCAGATTGTGGGTATTATGGGATACACCTTTCAGGATCAAGATGTCATCCAACCAGTCAGCTTCCTGAATGAACTTCGTTCATTGACAG TAGTGACAACTACACCGGCCAGTACTACAGTGACTTCTGCAATCCCAAT ATCTGGTTCAGCGGTGGTCACAAGCAGGTTGTTGTTCAACTCCTCATCTCCAGTCCCTAGTGAAGCTCTGGTCCTCAGTGCTGTCAACACTCTTCGCAACTCCAGAGAACCACAGCTCAATCAATCAGTGAAAATTGTGAATGTCACCTATGAGA AACTCTCAGACACGTCATATGCCATCATCTTTACATTTGATCTGCCGAATATCAGCATTACTGAAGACCCTGTACTCAAAAACAAGAGCTACAATCAAGTGGAGAATAATGTCAATAATGCC CTGAATACTCTTCTGAATGAACCTACAAGTGCACCTTTACAACCCAAATCAGCAAACTTCAC GAGCACATCTAACCAGATTGAAGGCATTATAGGATACACCTTCCAGGAGGAAGATGTCATCCAACCAGTCAGCTTCCTAAATGAACTTCGTTCACAGACAG cAACGACGACTACAATGGCCAGCTTCACTGACACTCCTGCAATGCTAAT ATCTGGTCCAGCCGTGGTCACAAGCAGGCTGTTGTTCAACTCCTCATCTCCAGTTCCCAGTGAAGCTCTGGTCCTCAGTGCTGTCAACTCTCTTCTCAACTCCAGAGAACCACAGCTCAATCAATCAGTAAAAATTGTGAACGTTACCTATGAGA AACTCTCAGACACCTCATATGCCATCATCTTTACATTAAATCTGACCAATATCAGGATGCCTGAAGACCCTGTACTTAAAAACAAGAGCTACAAACAAGTAGAGGATAGTGTCAATAATGCT TTGAATACTCTTCTGAATGAACCTACAAGTGCTCCTTTACAACCCAAATCAGCAAACTTCAC GAGCACATCTAACCAGATTGAGGGCATTATGGGATACACCTTCCAGGATCAAGATGTCATCCAACCAGTCAGCTTCCTAAATGAACTTCGTTCAGAGACAG TAGTGACAACTACACCGGCCAGTACTACAGTGACTTCTGCAATCCCAAT ATCTGGTCCAGCCGTGGTCACAAGCAGGTTGTTGTTCAACTCCTCATCTCCAGTCCCTAGTGAAGCTCTGGTCCTCAGTGCTGTCAACACTCTTCTCAAATCTAGAGAACCACAGCTCAATCAATCAGTGAAAATTGTGAATGTCACCTATGAGA AACTCTCAGACACCTCATATGCCATCATCTTTACATTTGATCTGCCGAACATCAGCATTCCTGAAGACCCTGTACTCAAAAACAAGAGCTACAATCAAGTGGAGAGTAATGTCAACAATGCA TTGAATACTCTTCTGAATGAACCTACGAGTGCACCTTTACAACCCAAATCAGCAAACTTCAC GAGCACATCTAACCAGATTGAGGGCATTATGGGATACACCTTCCAGGAAGAAGATGTCATTCAACCAGTCAGCTTCCTGAATGAACttcgttcactgacag TAGTGACAACTACACCGGCCAGTACTACGGTGACTTCTGCAATCCCAAT ATCTGGTTCAGCGGTGGTCACAAGCAGGCTGTTATTCAACTCCTCATCTCCAGTCCCCAGTGCAGCTCTGGTCCTCAGTGCTGTCAACACTCTTCTCAACTCCAGAGAACCACAACTCAATAAATCAGTGAAAATTGTGAACGTCACCTATGAGA AACTCTCAGAAACCTCATATGCCATCATCTTTACATTAAATGTGACCAATATCACGATGCCTGAAGACCCTGCACTGAAAAATAATAACTACAAACAAGTGGAGGATAGCATCAATAATGCA TTGAATACTCTTCTGAATGAACCTACAAGTGCACCTTTACAACCCAAATCATCAAACTTCAC GAGCACATCTAACCTGATTGAGGGCATTATGGGATACACCTTCCAGGATCAAGATGTCATCCAACCAGTCAGCTTCCTAAATGAACTTCGTTCACAGAAAG cacCGACGACTACAATGGCCACTTCCACTGCCAGTTCTACTTCTGCAGTTCCAAT ATCTGGTTCAGCAGTGGTCACAAGCAGGTTGTTGTTCAACTCCCCATCTCCAGTTCCCAGTGAAGCTCTGGTCCTCAGTGCTGTTAACACTCTTCTTAAGTCCAGAGAGTCACAGCTCAATGAATCAGTGAAAATCGTTAATGCTACCTATGAGA AAGTCTCAGACAGCTCATATGCCATCATCTTTACATTTAATCTGACTAAAATCAACATGCCTGAAGACCCTGTACTTAAAAACAAGAGCTACAAACAAGTCGAGGATAGCATCAATAATGCA CTGAATACTCTTCTGAATGAACCTACAAGTGCACCTTTACAACCCAAATCATCAAACTTCAC GAGCACATCTAACCAGATTGAGGGCGTTATGGGATACACCTTCCAGGATCAAGATGTCATCCAACCAGTCAGCTTCCTGAATGAACTTCGATCACTGACAG taCCAACGACTACAACAGCCAGTTTCACTGTGACTCCAGCAGTCCCAAT ATCTGGTTCAGCGGTGGTCACAAGCAGGCTGCTGTTCGACTCCTCATCTTCAGTCCCCAGTGAAGCTCTGGTCCTCCGTGCTGTCAACACTCTTCTCACATCCAGGGAGTCACAGCTCAATGATTCAGTGAAGGTGGTGAATGTCACATATGAAC AAATTTCAGAAAGCTCATATGCAgtcacttttaattttaatattattcaactCAACATGCCAAGTGACTCTGGGCTTAGGAACAACACATACCTGCAAGTAGAGGATATTATAAACAAAGCG CTGAACACTCTTGTGAATGAACCTAACAGTCCAACTTTAAAGCCCAAGTCATCTAACTTCAA gaGTGCATTAAATCATATTGAGGGAAGTATGGAGTATGTATTCCAAAAAGATGACATCCTACAACCAATCAGCTTCCTACATCAGCTTAGTTTATTGACAG aCACAACAACCAGCagtctaacaacaacaacaacaacaacaacaacaacaacaacttctcCACCAACTTT GATGGGAGAGGTTACTATATTTATTAAGCTTCAGTTTATCACCCTGGGCCCAATACCGAGTGAAGCTAGCATTATACCACTGGTCAATTCTTTGGTCACCTCTCGTTTGCAAACTAAAGATGCCACCACACAAAACATGAATGCGAGCTATGTAAATGTCACCTATAACA gGATTAGTGATTCCTCCTATGTCCTCATATTTGAATTCAAAATCAGCAATGTGCCCATGCATGAGACATTTGGACTGAGGAATGAAACCTACATTCAAATCCAAACCTCTATAAACAATTTG CTGCCCAAAGTTCTGAATGACCCCACACCTCctcaaattgaattgaatcaagtgGTGTTCAA CAATATTAATAATGAGATTCAGGCCAATGTTCAGTTTGTCTTCTCACAAAGTAATATAAACACAACCAGTACCTTGGTCAAAGAAATTCTCAAAGCTAATGAAGTTGTTACCACATCTGCACCTG ctttaacgACAGCCAGCACTTTATTGATAACCTCTCCTCCAACATT GCTTGGGAAGGTGGTTATATACATCAGCCTTGTATTTAAAACAAAAGGCCCTCTGCCAAGTCAGAGCAACGTCCTTCAGATGGCAAATTCATTGTTGTTGAGATATAAACTGAAATCAAAACGATCCATCACAGAAAAAGACTTGCAAGACCTTGTGAACGGTGTCAATGTCACTTATACAA aacttgACGATACCTCGTTCTCTCTGAACTTTGGATTTGAAATCAGCAATGTAACCATGTCTGAGAAGGTTGAACTCAGGAATGACACCTATATCGTGATCCAGAGCTACATAAACACCTTT gTGTCCAAGatcctaaataaaacaacaactgttGACTTTAACTTCAACCAAATTGCTTTCCT GAGCAATTCCTCCATCATTGAAGCCAATGTCACATACGTGTTCTCAGACAGTGATGTTGGTGCTTTTGGCTTGGTCACCTCTATTCTCGGAGCTTCCACCACACCTGCTCCAACCACCACTTACCCTACAGTTCTGAACACTACGATTTCAAGCAACAGCACAAATGCAGCATGGGTTGTGGCTATCATTGTACCCTGTGCGATTGTCATCATGCTTGTACCTTGCTGGATTCTCCTTTGT TGTTTGCTGTGTGGTTGCTGTGCAGCAATCAGAAGACGTTGGCACAGAAGACAGTCGTACAACGTGCAGTACACCACTCGAAACAGCCTCTTCTAG